A single genomic interval of Aureliella helgolandensis harbors:
- a CDS encoding co-chaperone GroES has protein sequence MATATKKKEATKIKLQPLGDRLVVQREESQERTEGGIYLPDSAKDKPTRGTVVSIGDGKLLDDGSRGAMQVKVGDVVLFTSYAGENIEIGDVEYVLMGESEVLAVLE, from the coding sequence ATGGCGACGGCTACGAAGAAAAAAGAAGCTACCAAGATTAAGTTGCAGCCGCTGGGTGATCGACTAGTCGTACAACGTGAAGAGTCGCAAGAGCGCACCGAGGGCGGTATTTACCTGCCTGACAGCGCTAAAGACAAGCCGACTCGCGGTACGGTAGTCAGTATTGGCGACGGAAAGCTCCTGGACGACGGTAGCCGTGGTGCAATGCAAGTCAAAGTTGGCGACGTCGTACTTTTCACTAGCTACGCTGGTGAGAACATCGAAATTGGTGACGTCGAGTACGTATTGATGGGCGAGAGCGAAGTCCTAGCCGTCCTCGAATAG
- the groL gene encoding chaperonin GroEL (60 kDa chaperone family; promotes refolding of misfolded polypeptides especially under stressful conditions; forms two stacked rings of heptamers to form a barrel-shaped 14mer; ends can be capped by GroES; misfolded proteins enter the barrel where they are refolded when GroES binds) → MAKIIAFDQEAREAIRRGVSKLARAVKVTLGPKGRNVILQKSFGSPTVTKDGVTVAKEIDLEDVYENMGARMVREVASKTSDVAGDGTTTATVMAEAIFNEGLKSVIAGVNPIQMKTGMEKAVSDITDKLHSMAKKIRDKAEMADVATIAANNDREIGNLLADAMENVGKDGVVTVDEGKSLHTELEFVEGMQFDRGYLSPYFVTEAGSMEVVLDEPYILVFEKKISNIKDLVPVLEKVVQQGKPLLIIAEDVDGEALATLVINRLRGTLNICAVKAPGYGDRRKAMMEDIAILTGGQAIFEALGTKLESIGLAELGRAKRIIIDKDNTTIIEGGGKSADIKGRIEQIRREIENTTSDYDREKLDERLAKLAGGVAKVNVGAATESEMKEKKARVEDALHATRAAVEEGILPGGGVALLRASSSLTPADSLSHDEKVGYNIIVRSCRAPLTMISENAGKDGGIVCEKVSELKGNMGYNALTDVYEDMVKAGVIDPTKVTRTALANAASVATLLLTSDALIAEKPKADKGGKGHGGDHDMY, encoded by the coding sequence ATGGCAAAGATTATTGCTTTTGACCAAGAGGCTCGCGAAGCCATTCGTCGCGGTGTTTCGAAATTGGCTCGCGCCGTCAAGGTCACACTCGGTCCTAAGGGCCGCAACGTCATCCTTCAAAAGAGCTTCGGCAGCCCAACCGTTACTAAGGACGGTGTGACTGTCGCCAAGGAAATCGACCTGGAGGACGTCTATGAGAACATGGGCGCCCGCATGGTGCGTGAAGTTGCGAGCAAGACAAGTGACGTTGCTGGTGACGGAACAACCACCGCTACTGTCATGGCTGAAGCCATCTTCAACGAAGGGCTCAAGAGCGTCATCGCTGGAGTCAATCCCATCCAGATGAAGACTGGTATGGAGAAGGCTGTTTCGGATATCACCGACAAGCTGCACTCGATGGCCAAGAAGATTCGCGACAAGGCCGAAATGGCTGACGTGGCGACCATCGCCGCCAACAACGACCGCGAAATCGGCAATCTACTCGCCGATGCCATGGAAAACGTAGGCAAGGACGGCGTCGTAACTGTGGACGAAGGTAAGAGCCTTCACACAGAACTCGAATTCGTCGAAGGCATGCAGTTCGATCGCGGCTACCTATCTCCCTACTTCGTAACCGAAGCTGGCAGCATGGAAGTCGTCCTCGACGAACCCTACATCCTGGTCTTCGAAAAGAAGATCTCCAACATCAAGGACCTCGTACCTGTCCTTGAGAAGGTTGTTCAGCAAGGGAAGCCTCTGCTAATCATCGCCGAAGATGTCGACGGTGAAGCCCTGGCAACCCTGGTCATCAACCGCCTGCGTGGAACCCTCAACATCTGTGCGGTTAAGGCACCTGGTTATGGCGATCGCCGCAAGGCGATGATGGAAGACATTGCCATCCTCACCGGTGGTCAAGCGATCTTCGAAGCGCTCGGCACTAAGCTCGAGTCCATCGGCTTGGCAGAGCTCGGCCGCGCCAAGCGGATCATTATCGACAAAGACAACACCACCATCATCGAAGGTGGTGGCAAGAGCGCTGACATCAAGGGACGTATCGAACAGATTCGTCGCGAAATCGAGAACACTACTAGCGATTACGATCGCGAGAAGCTCGATGAACGTCTGGCCAAACTTGCCGGTGGCGTAGCCAAGGTCAACGTTGGCGCTGCGACCGAAAGCGAAATGAAAGAGAAGAAGGCACGCGTCGAAGATGCACTGCACGCAACGCGCGCTGCAGTGGAAGAAGGTATTCTTCCTGGTGGTGGTGTCGCCCTGTTGCGTGCCAGCTCCAGCCTGACTCCCGCAGACAGCCTGAGCCACGACGAAAAGGTTGGTTACAACATCATCGTCCGCTCGTGCCGCGCTCCACTCACGATGATCAGTGAGAATGCTGGTAAAGACGGTGGTATCGTCTGCGAGAAGGTCTCGGAACTGAAGGGGAACATGGGATACAACGCTCTGACCGACGTCTACGAAGACATGGTCAAGGCTGGCGTAATCGACCCCACGAAGGTAACTCGCACGGCACTAGCTAACGCAGCCAGCGTAGCCACTCTACTGCTCACGAGTGACGCCTTGATCGCTGAAAAGCCAAAGGCTGACAAGGGTGGCAAGGGCCACGGCGGCGACCACGACATGTACTAG
- a CDS encoding serine/threonine-protein kinase yields the protein MESSFSPDEPTPVPRSVTYRCSCGGNVQIQVGGEGVCETCGRTVDLRGGDTTHTVSFCAEVGSGTSFHLADGPDRTGEVLGHFRLLAKLGYGGMGAVYRAQDESLQRLVAVKVMRSAQEGGEGDGAKQVARLLDEAVSQAKLNHPNVVTIYYVGRVGEEPFLAMELLPGPTLGALIANGPLPFGEVIHYAQQVVAALKHASVHGLVHGDIKPSNLILTGDKTVKLSDFGLAKTEQTSPKNGVSGTLSYMAPELVIGGDPSDQSDMYSLGVTLFELSFGRRPYAIVGSTLREQLRSQRRAQIAFPEKWPNSVPEQWREVIAKLTAREPAERYANYVELAHVLDDLAPVGVTNAGLLNRSMAYLVDLAFWGLFLLLLSLAALFTPQIVEQIEILSRQDETLAYYIHLLTQRLARLGLLAPLVPLVATWMEWRGWRTVGRYLFQLRVVDTHGLLIRPRTRLFRSLFRYVPLWVSSFTVFAMACGLDLVAVILAPLDEIIILLNLILVLGPSRMALHDRLFRTHVVLDTKIDRRQ from the coding sequence ATGGAAAGCAGCTTCAGTCCCGATGAGCCGACGCCAGTGCCCCGGAGTGTTACCTACCGGTGCTCCTGCGGAGGGAACGTCCAAATCCAAGTGGGGGGCGAAGGAGTCTGCGAGACCTGCGGGCGTACCGTAGATCTCCGAGGCGGCGATACGACGCACACGGTATCGTTTTGCGCAGAAGTTGGAAGCGGCACCTCCTTCCATCTAGCGGATGGACCAGACCGCACCGGCGAAGTCCTGGGGCACTTTCGACTCTTAGCAAAGCTGGGCTATGGCGGCATGGGGGCCGTCTACCGCGCCCAAGACGAGTCGCTGCAGCGATTGGTGGCGGTGAAGGTCATGCGGTCGGCACAGGAGGGTGGCGAGGGCGACGGGGCAAAGCAAGTCGCCCGCCTGTTGGATGAAGCGGTTTCGCAAGCGAAATTGAACCATCCCAACGTCGTCACCATTTACTATGTCGGACGCGTCGGCGAGGAGCCCTTCCTAGCCATGGAATTGCTGCCAGGGCCTACGCTTGGGGCCCTGATTGCCAATGGTCCGCTCCCCTTTGGGGAAGTGATTCACTATGCACAGCAAGTGGTAGCCGCACTGAAACACGCCAGCGTGCATGGCCTGGTCCACGGGGACATTAAACCCAGCAATCTGATTCTGACAGGCGACAAGACCGTTAAATTAAGCGACTTTGGGCTGGCGAAAACCGAGCAGACTTCCCCCAAAAATGGCGTCAGTGGCACCTTGAGCTACATGGCGCCTGAGTTGGTCATCGGTGGCGATCCCAGCGACCAAAGCGACATGTATTCCTTGGGCGTCACCCTCTTCGAACTAAGTTTCGGACGGCGGCCCTACGCGATTGTTGGTTCGACCCTCCGCGAGCAATTGCGGAGTCAGCGCCGAGCGCAAATCGCCTTTCCCGAAAAATGGCCCAACTCCGTACCAGAGCAGTGGCGGGAGGTTATCGCGAAGCTGACCGCTCGAGAGCCCGCAGAGCGATATGCGAATTACGTCGAACTGGCGCACGTGCTGGACGATTTGGCACCGGTGGGGGTAACCAACGCGGGGCTGCTCAATCGAAGTATGGCTTATCTCGTCGATTTGGCCTTCTGGGGCCTCTTCCTATTGCTGCTAAGCCTAGCCGCGCTGTTCACCCCTCAGATCGTCGAACAGATCGAGATCCTCTCACGTCAGGATGAAACGCTTGCCTACTATATCCATCTGCTCACGCAGCGCTTGGCTCGGCTCGGACTACTAGCGCCGCTCGTGCCACTCGTCGCGACCTGGATGGAATGGCGTGGCTGGCGAACTGTTGGTCGCTATCTGTTTCAATTGCGAGTTGTCGATACGCATGGTTTATTGATACGGCCGCGAACCCGTTTGTTCCGCAGTCTCTTTCGCTATGTTCCCCTGTGGGTCAGTTCCTTCACCGTCTTTGCGATGGCATGTGGGCTGGATTTAGTGGCGGTCATTCTCGCACCGCTGGACGAGATCATTATCCTGCTCAATCTGATCCTTGTTTTGGGACCGAGCCGAATGGCCCTCCATGACCGACTGTTCAGAACCCACGTGGTACTGGATACCAAGATTGACCGCCGCCAATAA